The sequence ACTACAAAACATGAAGATTTTTTTGCCCTCCCCTCCACCCATCCCAAACAACCATATTTGCTACCTGGCCCTGAGCATCCTGTCTAACTCCGACAATGATAAAAACGCTTGTTATTGGGAGAAAAAACACAATTATATTCGCTGCTCCCACCCAAATAAGCTAGCGTTTTCTTTTCGTAGTCCCGCCTTGCCAACCGCCGTTTGCTGGCTTTTTTTCTATATACTTTCTATGGTTTTGGGCATGATTGTGTTGTTGCCCCAACTGTTTTATCCATTGTGACGGCTGGAAtctggttgtatggtttttttagcatcagtacagacataagtcatatcgatcccttccactgaaagcgcatcaccagaaatcctgaaataaatccaggaataatgcgagcgccatgatttgaaccctggtgggttggggataccactgtccacctaaccatctcaactaCAGGTTGGTTCGCAATCTGGTTGTATGATTGTTTGCTATATCGTTTGCTATATCTATAAAAAGCGcccatttctttttttttctctagcTCAAGATTAAACGACAATGTATTAATCCGTACTGCATACAAAAGTAGTAGGTAAAATAGACAGTAAAGAAAGTAAGAgaaattctttttttttctttggactAATATAATGTTTACTCGGTAAAACGGGGTAACAAATAATTTTGACCGGGTAATCACCTGTTTGTTTTAAGAAACGGAGTAACAACTTTGGTGCTTATGAGAAAAATCTGCCGAAGAATCTTACCATTCCTTCCACTTCTTCTGCTTCGTTTGTGAATTTGGAAACTTCCAGTCCTTGGATCATTCCATTCCACTTTCCACCAAAACGGCTTTGCACAACATCACATCCAAATTAGAATCTCCTAAGGTGAATGGATTTTCCTTTCATGCGGAGAATGACTGGATTAACTACAAAGGCGCCTTTTCTCATTTCATGTCAGGTTCGACCATAGCAAATTAAAGAGAACTAGTACTAATAAACTGCAAAGGCTAAAGGCACCTGTAACATAAGAGCAACTCTAACATACCCCGTATAATGCCGACCCAGTTCGACGTATTTTGCGGGTCGAAATCGTGCGCGGCAGAGTAGACCCCATATATGAAACTgtataatttgaaaaaaaaaatcacggGAGAAACTGCACCCACactagttcatcacatactacatgatcatacactagttcatcacatactacatgaTCATACACACTACATTCTACCACTACTACTAGATGGGGGGTAGGGGATCTCGAGGCGGCGAGGCCGAGGTCGATGTACCGAAATGGACGAGCTCGCGGCCGAGGACGACGCGGTGGAGGAGCTCGGTCCTCCTAGTCGGAGCCGACGAGATCGATGAACTTCTGCCTTTGCTCCTCGCGGATGCGCAGCCACTCGTCGTCCTTGTCCTTCGCGGCAAGGTTGGCCGCGACAGCCTGCTGGAGCTGGAGGTCGTCGTGGCGCAAACTCCATTCGGCAATGGCGGCCGCGACCGCGTCGACATCGGCCACGAAATCTTCTGGCCCGACGACGCCTCAACACTCGATCTCCTTCGACTCCTGCTTGACGGCGATGAGCTCGCGGTCCTCTGgctcctccgaccactccctcttcacggggagaagcgccgcggcggaggaagagcccGCGGCCGAGGAGGGCGACTGGAGGAGCCCGTGCCGgcggtcgtactcctccgtctcgcgAGGGAGGAGCCTTGACGGTGGCTCGAGGCCCTGGTTCGTCCACTTCCTCGCACCGTCCGCGCGGACGCACCGCTCACGCTCGAGGTCGCCGCTGCGGTCGGAGTTCCACATCCAGCCCCACATGGCGTTTCGAGGCGGGAGGGAGCTTTACGGGCCGGGTGAATATACGGGCTTTGTTCTGGCCAGAAAATTGGGTCGAGCCCGTATACTCGCCGGAATTATGCATGTTGGCGAGAGACACAGGGtctgctagaggtgttctaacctTTGAAAAAAAAAACCTTTGAAACCCACGGCCACAGTAGCACTAAACCACGTCTACTAAACCAAATTAACCTAGGAAGTTGAATAGTCAGTTTAATCATCCTAGCCTACGTCCGATGGTCCATCCCCGGACAACTTTTCACCGTAAACGCGAACCCGCGGTTCGATCCGGTATATGAAACCGCGGTGTGACATGCCCGTCGCCTGCATCCACCCCTGTTCGTTCCCACAAGGAAAACGTTTCGCCTCGGCGCACCGGCCAAACGCTTCGGCCGGCGCCTTTGCCACGCACGCATCATACAGTGGGCCAGCACGCAGcgcatcttcctcttcctccgttTTTTCTTCTAtcgctccatctctctctcctttttctcaGGGACCACACCAACGCTGTCAACCATCGCCGCATGGAGACCTTCAGGGCGCCGCCATCACGGGAATCAGTCGGTCTGGTCGTCCTCGGCCAGATCCGCTCGGATCCGCGCACCGGAGCTCTGTCTACTTCACCAGACCCGGCCACGACCCGGCGGGTGTTGCAACCGCGACGCCCACAAGCTGGAACTGACAGATGTTGGTGCTGCAACTGGCCACGGCGACGGCAAGTGTAcggcggcgacgacaacgacgagcgAGGATGCTGAGATGACGGGTCGGGGTCGCGAATGCTACAACCACTTACTACAAAAGCTACAACCAGCTTGTAAAAATGCTACAGCGTACGCACACCGGAGCTACAACCGGCAAGGGGTGCCGACAAATGCTACAACCGTTCACCAAAAAGGCTGCAACCACGTTCGTCAGAGCTGCAACCCGAGTTCGCCAGAGTTTGTAGCCACGGTCATCCAacgttttttgctacaaccggtgtCGAAATTTGCTAGCACCGGTGTCTCATTCTGCTGCAATCGGTGTCGAGCAGGCCTGAGGAAGGAGGAGAGTTTTCTTTCTACAACACCAGTGCTACAATGCTGTTTTTCTTTCATGCTGGTACCGGCGgcgatttttgctggaaccggctacATATTTTGCTACATTCATTCATGGCCGAGCTGCGTCATATGACGGTAGCGAccctttttttgctggaaccgtttGTAATTTTTGCTACGTCCGTCGAGGATTTTTGCTACATCATTTTTTTCATGGTGTTTCTGCAGGCTCGACGAAGATTAGCTGCGGGCGGgggtggccggcaagcacgggccGCGCGAgggtggccggcaagcacgggcgCGAGCGCGGGGGTGGCCGGCGAGCACAGGCGCGAGCGCGGGGTGGCCAGCGAACACGGGCAAGAGCACGGACGGCGCGAGTGTGGCCGGCGAGCATGGGCGCGTGCACGGACGGCGCGAGGGTGGGCGAGCACAGGCGCGGATGCGGACGACACGAGGATGGCCGGCGAGCACAGGTCCAAGCACGGGCGGCGCAGGGTGGGCCGGCGAGCATGGATGGCGCAAGACAGGCGACAAGCATGGAGAcctccctttttccttttttttacgcCTGTGTGGAAGGAAGAAGACGACTCAATAGCGCTATCCAAACCGTTATTTTGTACGGGATCCAACGCCTGGCAGCGGACCGGCCGAACgcttcggccggtgcgccggcgcctagcgtCTCCCGGATCCCACAAGGCTTGAGTCAACTCCATGAAACGTAAACAACCTACGTCGTCTCGCCGGAAGAAACTCCAGTTGGAGGGAGGGGTGAGCCACCAACCACCACCATTCCCTTCCCCTGTTTCGCCAGCCATCACATCATCTGCTGTTTTGTCCTACGACGAGCCCATCCGTGTGGTCTGTGGTGTGGGCGTAGGCAGCCGCCCGCACTCCACACTTATATAAAGGCCCGGCCAGCCGCTCCATAGCATCCACTCAAGACGATCTCCGCCGTCCTGCTCACCTTCTCGCTCACCCCAGAGCTCCCCTGCATTCTCAGCTACCGGGAGGCGGCAAACTCTCTTGATCCTTCGGTATTGACATATACTGTACTTCAAAACTTTTCGGTTCTTGCCATGGCTGCGCAATCTTGGAACCCATTCTCGTGCTGCGTCGGCGGCAGCAGAGTGGCGGACGACGACTACGACGACTGCAAGCGGCGGATCAGGCGGAGTGTGAAAGGCTGCCCGAGGTCGTCCTCGAGGATGTCCTTCAAGAGCCTCAGCTCGTCGGGGACGCTGTCGCCGGAGGATCTGTCCATCACGCTGTCCGGCTCCAACCTGCACGCCTTCACCTACGCCGAGCTCCACAAGGCCACGGGGAGCTTCTCGCGCGCCAACTACCTCGGCTGCGGCGGCTTCGGCCCGGTCTACAAGGGCGCCGTCGACGACAAGCTCCGCCCCGGGCTGGCCGCGCAGGCCGTCGCCGTCAAGTACCTCGACCTGGACTGCGGCACGCAGGGCCACAAGGAGTGGCTGGTGAGTGCCAAACAGAGTTTGACAATGCACGCGCCGGCACGATAAAATTCGAAGCCTGGCGGATGAATGATGGCTCGCTTATATGGGTTGTTGTTGCACGCTGAGGTTTTCTTCCTTGGGCAACTGAGGCACAAGAACTTGGTGAAATTGATCGGGTACTGCTACGAGGACGAGCACCGGATGCTGGTCTACGAGTTCATGAGCGGCGAGAGCCTGGAGAAGCACCTCTTCAAGAGTGAGTTACTTCTTCACTGCTTTCTTCTGTCGATTGATCATCCTGAGCATTAACAACATAAAAAATGTGTTAATTTGGAAATCTTGCTAGCACGTACCAGTGCCATCTGGTCCATCAGTGATGAGCTGTTCTTCTGTGTCCCTCAAGTTTCTTTCTCTAAGTCAAGATGATAGCTGAGCTGCTCTCTGCCTTCCAAAAGAACAACACTTGTTCTTTTTTAAAACAGAGGAACCGTAGATATTTGGATATTTTGTATCAAGAATTATTTATCCTACCAACTTCTGAGTGCTTGAAAGTTACAACTCTTGGTCGAGGTGGAGGAGGAAACTGACCTGAAACATCatatttgcttttaggcataaatGGCTCTCTCCCATGGATGACAAGGATGAAGATCGCTGTCGGCACGGCCAAGGGCCTTGCCTTTCTCCATGACGCAGACCCACCGGTGATCTACGGCGACTTCAAGGCCTCCAACATCTTGCTCGACTCGGTACGTCACCCGTAACATCAGACTTTCTGCAAAGGGAAAAAAAAAGTAGCATTGAATTTTCTCTTGCATTTGGGAACTGTGGTTACTAACAAATGAGGTCAAAGAAACTTCACACCTCTTATACACTGGAATTACCACAAAAGTGTCTGACAAGTGAAAAATAATTCGATGTCGAATACAGATTTTAAATATTTGGCTTTTGACCAGTTGAATCATCCAAGATGGCATTTTTCTGAACTTTGTTGTGACCTGATTAAAACTCTGAAGATTTTTCACCTCATACGTCTTTGTACGTCACTTCGTGCTATTTTCCTTACAAAGTTCCTATGCTTGCTATTTCAGGATTACAACACCAAATTGTCCGACTTTGGGTTGGCCCAAGATGGGCCCCAAGGCGACGAAACACACGTGACAACACGTGTCATGGGGACTCATGGTTATGCGGCGCCGGAATACATTATGACGGGCCACTTGACTGCCAAGAGTGATGTATATAGCTTTGGTGTAGTGCTTCTGGAGCTTCTCTCCGGGCTGCGATCAGTGGATCGTTCACGACGGATAAGGGAGCAGAACCTGGTGGATTGGGCTAGACCATACCTCAAGCACTCTGACAGATTGTACAAAGTCATGGACCTAGCTCTCGAGTGCCAATACTCATGCAAAGGCGCCGAGGTGGCAGCACTGGTGGCATACAAGTGTCTCAGCCAGAACCCAAAGTCTAGGCCCACCATGACGGAGGTGGTCAAGGCCCTCGAGCCCGTCCTCAGCATGGAAGACTTCTTTCCTGTGGGCCCATTTGTGTTCACAGTCATTGTGGAGGAGGACAAGGTGGTGGACATGAAGGTGGGGGTCGAGGAGAAGCACCAGCACCGTTGCCAGAACCATCAAGACAGGCATCGGCAGAAGTACCCCGACTCAGCAATCCATGCCGGCACTGTGCCCCGCGCCCGCGATGGGTTCATTACCGGGTACAACCGGGAGAAAGGGGCAAAAGACTAAGGTAGGGAAGTGAGTAGGACAATATGGTATGCACAGAGTATAGAGATGTGATAGAATGCCACATCAGTTTATTTCAGATATGTGGATTGTGTTTGTTTTCTTCTTTATAGTTTTTGGGAAGATCTCAGGGGGCTTACGCCCGTCTTTCTTCTTGATAGAGACAACGGGGGTTAGATAAATACAGGGACGCAAATTAGGTGACAAAAGTCCGGTTTTGACTTTCGCAAGGATTATTCAAGATGTTGTGAATGGCCTAGTTAAAAAGGATGCGCAATTTTTCTTTCATTTACACTTCTAGAATTTTGATCCAATAGTTCTCCATTGTTCCAAGTGAGACGAGTACAGGAAAAAATTGGCATGCATGCACGCCTCAGCAAAATCTTGCACAGGAAAAAAAAAAGCAAATTCTCATCTTATGCTAAGAGAGACGTCTTACGATTGACCATATTCAAATGCTTTGTAATTGTATGAGCACTGAGGCGACCGTCGGTAAGGCAATCTCTCTGACCCGTAAATTTTCTCCGGCATTCGTCGCGGACAGCCGAAACCAGTCCACGGACATGGATGCCGGAGCTGGCCATTCAACCTGTCCACATACATTTCAAACAATTTTTTaacaaaccggatgaaattcatgcaaacccaGCGCATTTCATACAAACAAGAAGAAAACATTTAGTACATTtattttaactaaaaaggataAAACTATGAGGATATCACTTATCGTTAGCATCTCGCTCAGCTGGGAATTCGAGATTAACCGGAAATCGGCCGATTAATCAATTTTATCGATCGACTATTAATCggtcatttttttaaaaaatcctAGATTCCCAACACTAAAACATGTCATATTCAACATCAAAACTATATGAGCGATGCTATGCACACGATGGTGTGCGAACGATTTGTGAACGATCATATATATCAGTCCGTCCATTCACGTGAATGAAGTGCAGTCGACGGCTGGATTCGGCGTCGTTCCACTGTCGTGCATGGCGTGTCGTCCGCCCAGTgttaccttgatttctagcctttgaatcctcgtaTAATGACAAGCAAAATAGGACAACAATACATATAGCGTAATAATATTGGGCAGAAGTGTTACCTTAATTTCTAGCCTTTAAATTCTCGTATAATGACAAGCAAAATAGGACAACAATACATATAGcgtaacaaggtccacaaaacacaAATAAACATAATTTTTGCAAACATAGTGCTATGGATAGTCCAGATTTATCGATAGATTCCCGATAGATCACTTGTCATAACGATAAATCGGCCCAAACGATAAACagtgaagataaggcataatcttatcggtcaccccaaGAATAGCGATAATCGAACGATAAATTGCTAAATCGGAAGATTTTTTGAACAGTGCCGGCAACGTGGAGCTTCATTCCGATGACACGGATACATTACACTAGTCTACGGTCGGCCacggcggatccctttgtcttccccatgtccggcaGCCCGCACATCGGACTGTCGGTAGCCCTAAAGGTATATTCTTCCCCCGTATTTTCTCTATGTCCGAATGCGCTGATCATCGGAGCGACAAAGGGGGTGCTTCGGCTGGAAGGGAATGGAGGCTCCTCCGCTTCTGTGAAGCTGAGGTGGGGGGTAAACGATGGTCTGTGTTGAATCGGGCAAGTCACTAGTTGTGCACTCCGGCGATGCACCGGCGGTGGCCTTTCTGGGATCCAAACGGTGGCAGCCTTCCATGTTCTATCTGTCCTCCCATATGCTGACTCTGGAGTAAAATCAGCATGGTGTCATTGCACCCGGGCAGGAGCGCCCCGACAAAGTCACAACCAGCAGCGTGTGTGGCAAACAACGGTAAACCGATCTGAGGCGTTTAGGTCCGGCCCCTCATCAGTGCACCTGCTGCTAGTTGTTGGCAGCTTATAGATTGGCGGCGACCTGTTGCTAATTAGTAATCAGCGTACCATCGTCATGTGCTCGTCTGTCTGACATCTATATCAAATATAAAAAGACTTAAAGGAGCAGATCCAATTAATTTcggtcatcaaatcatgtcaatccaacgacctagactgcttcaatgtcgaacgCTCAACaagtttagcgtgcagttaatttcatgtcaAATATAGTGCTAATTATAAAATAACACCCAAATAATATCtatatgcacttaatatacttccaaattaacgtgcattgcacgtacacattgactaatTAGTTTAAGAGAGATGACACCCGGTCACGTAACAGCCCGTACGTACGTACGAAAAAGTTGTGTCCTGACTTAAGCCACCTTGTGAAGCTGTGGATGGATGGATCATGGCCATGGCCGTGCTCTGCATgacgagtttttttttttttgaagcaCCAACTGTAGAATAATTGTTCTATGGTAATTTTCATTAATAATAAATATTTACAAAAGATAAAACCAAGAAATGCCCGAAGGGGCTTATCCTACTCCATTTTTTTCTAACATTATGATAAAGATTAGCTACTATTCAGGTGTCATTCCAGATGATCCCCAATCCACTTTTTCAGAGTGCCTAAGTACTTTTCTTTTATTCTGTGAACAAGCAGATTCAAATCCTCTTTTAGCCTGAATTTCCAGCATTTCAGACTGTGTGCCTCTTTGTTGAATATTTTTCCATTTCTTTGACACCATGTGGCCCAACATCCTTGAATAATGATCTCCATTGCAATACTTTTAGGAAGTAGTTGGTGGATGAGTTGAATATCATCTGAGGAGGATATTCCAAGTTGTTTCCTCGGTAGCACACTATGCCAACAGCTTTGAGCAAACTCACAATCCCAGAATAGGTGTATTAGGGTCTCTTCGGTTCTATCGTTGCATAGCACACATTCATAGCATTCCAAATGGAAACTCTTCCTTTTGAGCAAATTTCTCGTATTTACTCTATCATGAAGTAACAATTAGAAGAAGATTTTATGCCTAAGTCGACATGCATTCTTCTAGAGCCATTGGTATATCTTTTGCTTCTCATATTTTGGCATCAAATTGTGGTACATTGTAATGGAAGAATATTTGTCTTTCTGACATTTGCCCAACCATTGATCATTTACCTGGTTTTGCACTTAATTTTGGATCATATCCTGTAATATCATGAACTGGTCATAGGCCTATGAGGACATTGGTGTATAAAACAAATCTAATGGATTTTGTTGATTTGTCCAGTCTCCGACTGATATATGTTCCTCCAGTGCATGTGAGTGGAGCTCAGGATATTTATCTTTTAAAGGTTGATCTAGCCAGATGTCCTTCCATAAAAGCATAATGCTTCCATTTCCAATTTTGCAAATAGCATTTTCTTTGTACTCCTGCAGAAGTTTGAGATGACACTTCCACCAGTATGATCCTTCCAATTTGTCTCCTGGGGCTGGGTTTGAGTAATAAGTCTCCCATATCAGGTTTAACCATGGCAGAGGCTgcttatttaagaatttttgaatGTTCTTCATTAGCAGAGCCTTATTATGTGTTGTCACATCCAAAATGCCTAGTCCACATTGACTTTTTGTCCTACATACTTTGTCCCATGCTATCAAAGCAGGTCTTGCAATTATTTGCCCAAACTTTCTCCGCAAAAAATCCCTTAGGTACTTATTGATTTGAGAGTAGATTGAAGCAGGCAGTGGTAGTGTACCCATGAAAAAGATTGGCAAAGCAGAGAAGATTGACTTGATAAGCAATAGTTTCCCATCATAAGAAATCATGGTTGATCACCCTGTCAATCTCCTCTCTATTTGTTGGCAGATGGGAGTAAAATCGCCAGCCCTCAGCTTGTTTTCACTAAGTGGGAGCCCTAGGTAGGTGAAAGGGAAGCTTCCTTGTTTGCAGCCTAATGTATTCGGTAGCAGTTGGACCATGGATGTCTCCACATTGATAGGTATCATGATTGACTTGTGGAAGTTTATTTTTAGGTCCGTGTGTGCTGAGAAGTGCTTCAGAAGATTATCCACTTGTTTGAGTTTTCTGGGACTTGCTGGTAGAATCAGAATTGTATCATCTGCATACTGAATTACTGCAAAATCTTGGTTGGAGTTTAAAGGCAGTGGGTATTGAATGAGATCTTCTACCATTGCTTTATTCAATATAGTTTGCAGGAAGTCAGCAGCTAATACAAACAGAAGAGGTGAATATGGGTCCCCTTGTCTCACTCCCCTTTTGAAGTGAAATTGCTTCCCAGgtgatgaggatatagacctggggtagggtcataggcctgacctatccgtcctacccaaggtccctaccctagaagataagaagtccaagaggcagcaagagacccccagtcaaagatgtcgagtcactagtagaaaacggagctttaaaaccggtttgtaagggcctttagtgccggttatggaaccgacactaaagtgtgggca comes from Triticum aestivum cultivar Chinese Spring chromosome 5B, IWGSC CS RefSeq v2.1, whole genome shotgun sequence and encodes:
- the LOC123116175 gene encoding serine/threonine-protein kinase RIPK — encoded protein: MAAQSWNPFSCCVGGSRVADDDYDDCKRRIRRSVKGCPRSSSRMSFKSLSSSGTLSPEDLSITLSGSNLHAFTYAELHKATGSFSRANYLGCGGFGPVYKGAVDDKLRPGLAAQAVAVKYLDLDCGTQGHKEWLVFFLGQLRHKNLVKLIGYCYEDEHRMLVYEFMSGESLEKHLFKSINGSLPWMTRMKIAVGTAKGLAFLHDADPPVIYGDFKASNILLDSDYNTKLSDFGLAQDGPQGDETHVTTRVMGTHGYAAPEYIMTGHLTAKSDVYSFGVVLLELLSGLRSVDRSRRIREQNLVDWARPYLKHSDRLYKVMDLALECQYSCKGAEVAALVAYKCLSQNPKSRPTMTEVVKALEPVLSMEDFFPVGPFVFTVIVEEDKVVDMKVGVEEKHQHRCQNHQDRHRQKYPDSAIHAGTVPRARDGFITGYNREKGAKD